One genomic region from Verrucomicrobiota bacterium encodes:
- a CDS encoding methyltransferase yields MTSRERLITTLNHRPPDRVCVDFGATWISGIHTSIVHQLKQRLIGPSASPARVHEPYQMLAEVDAELRSALGVDVIGVWPRKNILGYEASGWKPFTLFDGTPCLVPGNFNVTPASDGGWLMYPEGDLTAPPSAHMPKAAYFFDTLIRQEPIDEDHLNPEDNLEEFSLLSVEDIAHYERQVAWLDQNATDTGVVLLAPGTAFGDIALVPAPFLKHPKGIRDISEWYMTTAARPDYVHAIFERQCEYALKNLETLIGMFGDRVQAVVTTGTDFGTQKGLFISAESYRNLFKPYHQKLNELIHRQSNWKTFIHSCGAVARLIPDFIAAGFDILNPVQCSAAGMDAALLKRNFGKDITFWGGCVNTQHTMYQTPDAVYREVRKRIDIFNEDGGFVCNAVHNIQGNSPIENVLAMFKAIKDSSGWKHGPSCGLAKCGLSRLV; encoded by the coding sequence ATGACCTCACGCGAACGCCTCATCACCACGCTGAACCATCGCCCACCCGATCGCGTCTGTGTGGATTTCGGTGCCACTTGGATTTCCGGCATCCATACTTCCATCGTCCACCAGCTCAAGCAGCGGTTGATCGGGCCGTCCGCTTCGCCGGCGCGCGTTCACGAACCTTACCAGATGCTGGCCGAAGTGGACGCCGAACTCCGGTCCGCGCTGGGCGTGGATGTGATCGGCGTCTGGCCGCGCAAGAATATTCTCGGCTACGAAGCCTCCGGCTGGAAACCGTTCACGCTTTTCGACGGCACGCCCTGCCTGGTGCCAGGCAACTTCAATGTCACGCCCGCCTCCGACGGTGGCTGGCTGATGTATCCCGAAGGCGACCTCACCGCGCCGCCGTCAGCGCACATGCCCAAAGCCGCTTACTTCTTTGACACGCTTATCCGCCAGGAGCCGATTGACGAGGATCATTTGAATCCAGAAGACAATCTTGAAGAATTCAGCCTGCTCTCGGTGGAGGACATCGCGCATTACGAGCGACAAGTGGCGTGGCTGGATCAGAACGCCACGGACACTGGTGTCGTATTGCTCGCGCCCGGCACTGCGTTTGGCGACATCGCGCTCGTGCCGGCGCCGTTCCTCAAGCACCCGAAAGGCATCCGCGACATCAGCGAATGGTACATGACCACCGCCGCACGCCCGGACTACGTTCACGCCATTTTCGAGCGGCAGTGTGAGTATGCGTTGAAGAATTTGGAAACGCTCATCGGCATGTTTGGCGACCGGGTTCAGGCGGTGGTGACCACCGGTACCGACTTCGGAACGCAGAAAGGCCTGTTCATCTCGGCGGAATCCTACCGGAACCTGTTCAAGCCCTATCACCAAAAACTCAACGAACTCATCCACCGGCAGTCGAATTGGAAAACCTTCATCCATTCCTGCGGCGCGGTGGCGCGGCTGATCCCGGATTTTATCGCAGCCGGCTTCGACATTCTTAATCCGGTCCAGTGTTCCGCCGCCGGCATGGACGCGGCGCTGCTCAAGCGGAATTTTGGCAAGGACATCACCTTCTGGGGCGGGTGCGTGAACACCCAACACACCATGTATCAAACGCCGGATGCGGTTTATCGCGAAGTGCGCAAGCGCATAGACATTTTTAACGAAGACGGTGGCTTCGTCTGCAACGCCGTCCACAACATCCAGGGCAATTCGCCGATTGAAAATGTCCTGGCGATGTTCAAGGCCATCAAAGACAGCAGCGGCTGGAAACATGGACCGAGCTGCGGCTTGGCGAAATGCGGCCTCTCCAGATTGGTATAG